Proteins encoded in a region of the Orcinus orca chromosome 8, mOrcOrc1.1, whole genome shotgun sequence genome:
- the C8H11orf86 gene encoding uncharacterized protein C11orf86 homolog codes for MGTGLRSQSLRGPRPSYSKLQEPCGRPLTGQLRRALSLRQGRKKSRSSDGGPERLDAPGQEQLPGSLGDTEQLIQAQQEGSQWWLRQYQQKIRRRWESFVTSFPSVTLSQSASPQPSLGTTS; via the exons atgggTACAGGGCTACGCAGCCAGTCCTTGCGAGGACCACGGCCCTCCTATAGCAAGCTCCAGGAGCCCTGCGGGAGGCCCCTGACAGGCCAACTGCGCCGGGCGCTGAGCCTCAGACAGGGTCGTAAGAAGTCCAGGTCCTCAGACGGAGGCCCAGAAAGGCTGGACGCCCCCGGGCAGGAGCAACTGCCAGGGAGCCTGGGGGACACAGAGCAGCTGATCCAAGcccagcaagaaggcagccagtGGTGGCTGAGGCAATATCAACAG AAGATAAGGAGAAGGTGGGAGAGCTTTGTCACCAGCTTCCCCAGCGTGACCCTGAGCCAGTCGGCCTCCCCACAGCCCTCGCTGGGCACCACCAGCTAA